TTCATAGAGTTATTAATCTCGGAAATTGGTGATAACTGAAATAATGTCAATTTTGTGTTAACGATGTAAATAACAAAAGcttcaattggaaaacaaGGTATACTGAAAGATCTATAACATTAAATGCGAAATCCTACCTCTCCGAACCAAACTCCCTCACAACACAATTCAACAATAGCAATTTCTCCCTTTGTAGGGAACAGAACACGATCTAGACTACCAACACATCGAATACACCCAGCTACCAATGCACAACGAGAAAATCCCCTCTCAAATCAATTAAACCAGAGCTGGAATAGGACAGTTTCAGGTCAGAGCCCCTATCGATCATTGGCAAATAGTCCTCTAGTGCAGAAAACAAATCCGTCAATAATAACTGCATCATTGACCACACCGCATCAAAAGAATACAGGAACTATACCTACAAATCTAAATGCAAATCCAAATTCCTCATTGTTAGCATCTCTTTCTAAAGGTAATGTATTTGGCTCTACTATCTCATCATCACTACGGAAAGTTAGTATTCAACCTAACTCTAATATACCAGAAACTAATAccaaagatgaaaatatgTCTAACGAAATAAATAAGGCAACTACAACAACGTTAACTACTAATACTACGATAGTATCCCCAGAAATTGACCTTTCAGAGTTAACATCGATTGAAAGGCTTCGGTTGTGGAGACACGATGCATTGATGCAACATATGTATAGAACTGCCGAATATATTGGAAATAAGATATACACAATTACAGAAGATCCAAACGATGCATTTTGGCTTGCTCAAgtatattataataataatgagTTTATCAGAGCTATCGATCTATTAACCAAAGATAACTTAGAATCATTGAACATTATCTGTAGATACCTCATGGGTTTAtgtttatttaaattaCAAAGATATGATGATGCATTAGACGTGGTCGATGAACTGAATCCCTTTTCTGATTCTAAACAGGATTCTGATCCGACTATTGCACCAGATGGAGGGATTAAGGTGGAATCCTCACTATGCTATTTAAGAGGTTTGATCTTTGCTGCACAGAATAACTTAAAGAAGGCAAAAACTGCATTTAAGGAAGCTGTGTTAGTAGAtgtgaaaaattatgaGGCATTTGAGAgtttaatttcaaagaatttaatatcaCCAGAGGAAGAATGGGATCTTTTACTATCGTTAGATTTCTCAACTTTGGGAGATAACGAAGAGATGATTAGATATTTATACACTTTAAACGTCTCAAAGTATATCCACCAAGATGTGTCCAAAACTGCGAAGCAGTCATTATCTGATGAGTATGGTTTGTCAAACAATATTGATATACTTCGATATCAGATTGAAACTTTATACTCGCAGTGTAAATTCAGTGAATGTCTAGAAGCATGTGAGAAAGCATTAGATGGTGATGAATATAATCCTACTATTCTACCGACATATATATCTTGCCTATATGAACAGAATGGtaaaaataaacttttTTTACTTTCTCATAATTTGGCAGAGAAGTTCCCAAAGTCGGCAATCACTTGGTTCAGTGTAGCTACATACTATATGgccattgaagatgttcCAAAGGccagaaaatatttctctaAGGCATCTATACTTGATCCGTCATTTTCTGCTGCTTGGTTAGGATTCGCCCACACTTATGGTTTAGAAGGAGAACATGACCAAGCACTTTCTGCGTATGCCACAGCAGCAAGATTTTTCCCGGGAATACATGTTCCAAATTTATTCTTGGGTATGGAATACATGGCAACTAATACCCTGTCTTTAGcagaagaatattttacCTTAGCATATGATACGTGTCGCTATGATCCATTATTGTTAAATGAAATGGGGGTCATgtatttcaagaaaaatgaacttgagaaatcaaaaagatatttaaagaaagcATTAGAAGCTGTAAGAAATTCAAGTGGTACATCAACAATAGTAATATCCattcaaatgaatttaGCCCATACATATAGAAAGCTCGGTGAATATGAAAGAGCtattaaatgtttcaagTTAGTTCTTGAAGAGGCTGGTAAAGATGCAGAAGTTTATTGTGCCCTAGGATTTTTATATCTGAAAACTAAGCGATTAGGAAAAGCTATTGATTATCTTCATGAATCATTGGCTTTGAAACCGTCAAACACATCTGCCCAAGAATTATTGTTACATGCATTGGAATTGAATGCCTCCATTGTTCTGGATGAAAACCATCCGTTGGTAATGAATGCAGAGCTATACAGCAATAACGAAGACAAGTTGATACAGAAAAAGCGAGGTAATATTTCCTCTACTGAGGCCGCTAGTATGtcaaagaagatgaaaatgaatggaGACATGCGTAGGCTCAGTCCTGATGAAGATGGggatgaagaaatggatATTGAATAATCGCAGGTTATTATTGTCTTCATTAAATGCTggaaaaagaatattatgaGTGGAATGCATCGTTTCTAAAAAAATAGGTATATGTTTGTATATATGCATTGAAATGAATGatagaatatataacaTATTAGTGTAAAGCTCATTAAAAGCAGACAGCGAATGGTCAATGAAGGAGGTTCGATTAGCTCAAAATTCCACGCTAGTACGGCTAAACTTTTGCAATGTATCTGTTGCCTTGGTTGGTTCGATTATATGATGTCCAGAAGACCCTTTTCTCTTGGTGCCTAACGCTGGCTGCTTTTTCCTTCTCGGTTCCTTTTGATTCGACTCGCCAACGTTCTTCTCTATTTTATCCGGTCCTTTCGATTTCCTTTTCTCGTTTGACGATTTAGGTGTTTTCGTAGGCAGTTCATCAATTGATATGGTGTCAGGTTCCCTTGACTGTTTTTTTGACTgatttaattcttcagtAGTAGGTTGCTGTAATTTTTTATCctttttattcttctttttcacTCTATCagttttcttgtttttaGGAACTtgtaaattcaaatcttggGAAAcagaaatattattgacTTCCAAAGTATTATTGGTATTAgctaatttctttttctcttctcttgcctttcttcttctctgGGACTTTGATGGTTTTTCAGACCCTTCTTTAGATGCTGGCTCTCCATTCGCATTAAATCCTTCTTTCTGAGTTTCCTTTTTAACAGTTCTATTAGATGTAATATCTATAGGCTCATCTTTACTTTGGAGTTTAGTTTCTTTTTTAGATTTCTTTAAAGTATCtttttgcttcttctttgtaTCAGGGTTCTGTACTTCATTGCCATTGGGACTATTTTCCTTTGATTTCAAAACAgttgatttcttttttcgTTCCCTCCTTGTCAGcttatcattcaaattttgtaaGTGAGATTGTTTAGTATCCTTACGATTATCAGTCGTTTTTGTAATGATATCAAATTCCTCTAGTGGACCCTCCTTTAACTGTACTTTTCTTGAGGAACCCGTCTTAGTTTTTCTTGGACGTTTTCCATCTTTTCGTGTTCCTGGTATGGCGTTctcatcaatatcttcatcgAGTCccattttcatcttgaaTTTGCTTGTGTCTTGCGAGCTGGAAGGTTTTATCTTAATATTCTCTGTGCCTGATATCAGCGAACTCAGATCATCCATAAACCCATCCATAAATTCGTCGTCCCTTTGTGAATTGACAGTGACATGTTCAGGGGCAACTTTGCTCTTAGCTGTCTTTGTTGAAACATCGTCATCCTTTAACCATCGCGAACGAGAGGTTTCTGAAGAAGTGTTTGGTTTGGGAGATAAATCCTCTTGTAATAAGAAATCCAGCAGTTCACTTTCCTCCATTCTCTTGAGCGATAGTATGGCTATATCACTGTAGCTCTAATTATTTATCCATTCAGTGTTTCATGGATTTGTAAGCTTATTTGTCATTCCAAATACATTCCCTCGGATGACAATGGACCATCCATCTCGTGATTTCCATTTGGTGCTCTTTCCGAAAAAAATTTCGAGATTTTGTTTACATGGCATATCTGTTTGATCTATTAGTGGAAGACACTCTCTCTTTGTTAGGAGGAAAAATGTTGAAGTATTCGAGGAACCCACTAGTTGCCGCTACTAAAGGACCCTGTTTGTCATCCCCCATTTTATTTACATCTATCCGTGGCTATTCACAGACTCGATTCCATAACGGGAAGAAAACTTCAAAGAATACCAATCAAACCTCCAAAGAACCTAACGGTGGTCATAAGAAAAAGTTACTCATATTGGGATTATTAGCCATTGGTACCACTGCCCTTTCATTAAGTTATCAAAAGAATAACCCTATAGAGTTTATAGAACctcaaaaagaaaagaaacaaaagaagatgTCAACTACAGCTTTTACTCCAGATCAAGTGTCAGTAATATTTGTCCTTGGTGGACCAGGTGCTGGTAAAGGTACACAATGTGCTAAATTAGTTGCTGATTATGGATTTGTTCATTTATCTGCTGGTGATTTATTACGTGCCGAACAGAATCGTGAAGGCTCTGAATTCGGTACTTTAATTAAACATTACATTACTGAAGGTTTAATTGTTCCTCAAGAGATCACGTTGGCTTTATTAAAGAATGccattcaagaaaattatGATAAGGGgatgaaaaaattcttAGTAGATGGATTCCCTAGAAAGATGGATCAAGCTCTTTCATTTGAAGAGCAAATTGTACCAAGTAAgtttatattatttttcgATTGTCCAGAAGACGTTATGTTAGAAAGATTATTAGACCGTGGCAAAACTAGTGGTAGAGTAGATGATAACATTGAATCTATCAagaaaagattcaaaaCTTTTGAAGAGACAAGTATGCCCGTGGTTAAGTATTTCGAAGACCAACATAAGGTCATTAAGATCCGTTGTGACTCACCTGTTGATGATGTTTACAAACAGGTGAAGGCAGCCGTTGACGAAAGAATCAATTAATCATATAGTCTATGTATATATGTATAAACTTGATAGAAAATATACAATAACTTCAATTAAGCGAACTCCTTCAAGATTGGATCATCAAAACTCAAATATTTACCATTAACATCAACGGGGATCCCATTCAAAGCTAATTTAGAATAGACAGTGGCAGGAACATTACTATCTAATAGTTTGTTACTTTCCTTCAAGTCCTTAAACATTGCATGGTCTTCAGAGGTCATATCCTTCCCGACATTTTCTCTAATGTTTACTTGCATTGATGTGTCAACGATACCTGGAGCCACACTCAAACATTTGACAGCTGGTTCTTCATTAGCCACGGTCATTGCAAATCTGTTCAAACAAGCCTTGGAAGCGGAATAAGCACCCCAACTACTGAAATGCATATCACTAGCATCAGAGCTGACAAATACAATATTACCATTGgtcttcttcaaatagGGCAATGTAATACTAGTCAACGACACTacagaaaagaaattaatatcGAATAACTTTTTCCAAgcatcaatatcaatatgATTGACGTCCTGTACGGGTTCCAAGACACCAGCATTGGCTACGACGGAATCAATCTTCCCCTGTTCCTTGGCAGCACCATCAACCAATTTCTGCAAAGCGACTTGGTCAGTGATATCCCCGGTAACATAAAAGAACCTATCTCCGTATGTTTCCTTAAGAGCTTTCAAGGGAGCTTCAGATCTGGCGATACCGTAAACAATGGCATCAGAACTCAACTTAAAGATTCTTTCGACGATGGACTTCCCAATACCTCTCGAGACACCtgtaacaataataacttTACCCATATTTGCTGGTTGAGCATGCTAGGATAAACAAGACAGATTCAAAACAATCGAGGAAACTGGACGAATCTTGGTTCAAATTATATagtttattgaaaaaagtCACTCATTGAGAAAACCGGAACAATAGATTACGTAATTTATGTTTCTTATAGAAAATATCAACTTTTTAAGTACTTTCTAAAAGTATCCCTCCAGGTGTAATGGAACATGTCATCATATATAATTGCTGTTCGGAATGGGAAAATTCTTACTTTTGGAGTTGATGTGAAAGATCTTTACAATATTTATAACATTATACAACTTATTCTACAAAATACAGAGTCATATTTTGTTACCCAGCCAGTATTATTCGAATAaacaagaattggaaattagTAGTGGCGATTAACAAACCTGGATGTTTCCAATCACAGGACGGTATCTAATTGTCTTTGAGACTCATATCAGTAGCTATTGCTCTTGGCAACCATCCTCATATTAATATAGAAAAGAATGGACAAGATTAATGCCGAATGGGCAAAAGATATCCCTTGCAGAAATGTCACCATTTATGGATACTGCAAGAAGATTAAAGATGGTTGCCCCTTCAAACACAGTGAAACAGATGAGCCTGCTGCAGAAATACAGGAGCCTGTACCAGTACAGCAATCTCCAGTGGCCCCGGTCCCATCTTTTAGTCGTAAGTTTAATCCTAAGAGTTCTGCCAGTTTCACTCCTATGTCTTCTAAGACTCCCGAATTGGCAGCTGTGTCATCTTTTGAACGTTCATCAAATCCATCTTCACCAGCACCACCGGCAAGCATACCCAAACCAATGAACTCCCCATTGGCTTCCCAGAGTTCTAATGCTTCATTCCCACCCCAACCTTTTTATTCCTATCCTGCATCCTCCTCGAATGGcactttattaaataatacaatCTTACCGGATGGAATTTCTCTTCATGATCCAGCATTTCCTTTGACACAGATAGATAAGACTATGTTAGCAAACGACCCAAACCTTCCGTCTGCAAATGTACCGTTAcaattttcatcttcacctgcttcaaatattcatcaGCAGATGCTTAACGAAAATAACattaataacaacaatagtAGATACCCCTCGATATACCCACCACCGCATAGTATCTTACAATATCATTTGTATGCCCCTGATCCACCTCCTCAATTAAGATTACCATTGAAACCAAATGAAAGAACTCCTGaaacattatttattccaaaTGATTTAAGAGAACAATTAGTCAAGAAAAATCTTGCATCATTACAAATCTTTCCTTCAGGTGGTGCCATTCCTGATATTGTACAAGATTATTTTGGTTTAGTACCATTGGATTTCCATCAAAAGGAAGTTACCAAAGATCGTTATCAAGGCCATAAGAATTCTCTTTATAAAGTATTCTCAAACTTAGATGGTAAGGTTTATATCTTACGTAGAATCCATGACGTTCAAATAATGGATCCTCAACAAATTGCTAAACCGTTCCAaaaatggaataatttgGAGTGTAATCAAATTGTCAAATTAAGAGACTTATTTTTAACTACTAAATTTGGAGATTCTTCCTTATGTTTAGTTTATGATTTCTACCCACAAGCGAACTCTCTATATGAACATCATTTTACTAATTTCCCTCTAGTACCAATAACTCAGGATTACTTATGGACTTACCTTGTTCAATTGACCAACGCAATAAATGTTGTACATTCGAAGGGTTTCTATATTGGATTAATTGACTGGGATAAGATTATTGTCACGGGAGATCCAGGTAGAATTAAGCTATCAGGTTGTGGTGCAATTGATGTATTAGGCGccaatgaagaattggattTACATTCCAAACAGCAAATGGATTTTGAAAACTTGGGACAATTATTGTTCAAATTGGCTTCCAAAATAGGAAATAATGCTAACGCTaagattgatgaattatccGTTGATGATCAATTTAAAACTGTGCtacaatatttattaaatgatacAAATGATAGGAAAaccattaatgaattatctcagttatttattgataaGATATTATCCAATGTAGAATCATCTCAAGGTTATGCTGAATATACCGAAGGCATTCTTTCAAGAGAACTagaaaatggaagattATTTAGATTGATTTGcaaattgaattttattttcgGCAAGATTGAATCGAGAGTGGATATCAATTGGTCCGAATCaggtgaaaaatttccaattattCTGTTCTATGATTTTGTTTTCCATCAAGTTGATGAAACGGGGAAGTCTGTCATGGATTTAACTCATGTTCTAAGATGTTTGAATAAGTTGGACGCAGGTGCTCctgaaaaattgatattaGCTACCCCCGATGAAATgaattgtattattatcagtTACAAAGAGTTGAAGGACTTGATAGATACAACTTTTAGATCAATGACTCAATAATGATAGTTCGTAAAGTACTCTTAATAAGAGGctgataaataaataaataaaaaccaaaaaaacGTGAATAACTTTAACTAAAGCCCTCTTATGTTCTTTTTTTAACAGGCTTTCATTATATAACGTTTAAGATGGTCCTGTTTTGCCGATCTATATTCTGTTACTATGAGAAGCATCCAAACACcaagataataattttcGTTGGTGGGTTTAATTGAACGAAAGTTGGTGGGCACTTTCagaaaaattttatatgattaaaaaaatggctcaatatatattcaaagaagtacttaaataaataagatTAAAACTGTTAGGTAGATATTCCAAGTAAACAAGAATAATTAAAGTGAGGGGTTGTGTAATAATTTGTTTCTGTTTTTGATAAAAAGTTTTTCAAGTCTCTTGTTAAAAATCACtaaaattataaaattataataatgttaaaaaataaaataaatatcaaCCTAACTTCCCTTAAGGCTTAAGTTTTGAATCCAAAACATTTGAAGTCCATATATATTGCTAtctctttgaaaataatgcGAACGCTAGAACGTGTTGGACGTATTTTGCGCCAACACTCAGTAACAACAAGAAGCATACCTTCAAATGcaattattgaaacttCCCATACACTGCTgcaaatatttctattgTTAGATGCTACATATTACATGTTTATACTTAGAGTGTCCTTTAAGACTTATTCTTTTGTCAATCTGAGTTACACCAGCAAGGTTAACCGGAACACTGACGCTTCTGAAACAAGTAACACACGTTCCACAATAGAGTTATGAGGGTGTATTCCCGACCCCTCTACAGGTAATATAAGCATAGAGGCTTTGTCTTTGTATGCTTAACAAACAATACTTTGACAAAATAACACCGCCCTTTATCCTGAGCGGCCTTATACTTGAAAATATCCCAACCCCCCCGCGCGAAAAACCTTCTTTAATTGCGGGGAGGGCATGGTGCAAAACGGACTTCATGGCGaaacaaaattttcagaaCAATTTCCTCAGGCCGTCGAGAATCTCCTTCAATTATAGATCCGTATTTTGACAGATACCCAAACAAACCTGCTGGAGAAAATGAATAGTAGTAACTGGGGGGTTTAGGACTTATTTCTCTTCTAATGTGTTCCTTTTGAAAGCGTGGTATTATAATCACGGTCTTAAAGTATTCAAATTTAGAGTACTTGTTACCAGCCAGTCAATAACCATAGAAATGGTATATAAGgattgaagaaattcatttgaaaagataatGTTAATGTCTTCTTAactattttattattgggaTTAAAAAAAAACCATCAACCGTTTACATTTAACATTAACGTTAAACATTTAAcacaaaacaaaaacaatacaatttacaattgaaaatgacTCAAAGTGCAAGTGAACCTGTCGCCTTCAAGAAGGATACCGTTTTGGTTATCTTTGGTGCTTCTGGTGATTTAGCTAAGAAGGAAACTTTCCCAGCTTTGTTTGGTCTATACAGTGAAGGTGCCTTAGACCCATCAACCAAGATTATTTGTTATGCTCGTTCCAACATCACTGTTGAAAAGATTAGAGAGATGTGTCTTCCATACTGTCGTAAATCTACTACCGGTAATGATGAAGCTAAgatgaaagaatttttcaagatggTTTCTTACGTTCAAGGTGCGTATGACACTGATGATGGTTATATCAGATTAagagatgaaattgaaagttttgaagCCGAAAGAGGTGTTACTGAACCACACCGTGTCTTCTATCTAGCTGTTCCTCCAAGTATTTTCTTAACTGTTGCTGGTCAAGTCAAGAAGAACGTTTATGCTGAAAATGGTATTACTCGTGTCATTGTCGAAAAACCATTCGGTgatgatttggaatctTCAAGAGAAATGCAAAAGGGCTTCAAACCATTGTTTAGAccagaagaaatttttaagGTTGATCATTTCTTGGGTAAGGATGACGTTAGACGTTTGCTAACCGTTAGATTTGCTAATCCTTTCTTGAACCAAAGTTGGAACAAGGACAACATCGAAAGTGTTCAAGTTTGGTTCAAGGAACCATTTGGTGCTGAAGGTCGTGGTGGTTTCTTTGACTCTACCGGTATTATTAGAGATGTTATGCAAAACCATTTGTTGCAAATCTTGACTTTGGCCACTATGGAAGAGCCAATAGCTAACAACGCTGATGCCATCCGTGACGCTAAGgttgatttattgaaatgtaTGGAACCATTAGGTCCAGAAAACATTGTTGCTCTAGGTCAATATGGTAGATCTGTTGATGGTACCAAACCTTCCTATTTGGATGATGACACTGTTCTTAACAAGAAATCCAACTGTTTAACTTTTACCGAATTGACTTTTGCAATCCATAACGATCGTTGGGAAGGTGTTCCAATTGTCATGAGAGCTGGTAAAGGTTTAGATGAAGACAGAGTTGAAATTAGAATCAAGTATAAGAAGAATACAAGCGGTATGTTCAAGGGTTGTACTCCAAATGAATTTGTTATCCATTTCCATCCAAAACCAACTATCTATATGACTTTCAATACAAAGGCTCCTGGTTTCGATGACAAACTACACCAAATTAACTTGGATATGACATATGCTCAAGAATACAAAAAGGACTGGGTTCCAGAAGCTTATGAATGTTTGATTAAGGATGCCTTCTTAGGTAACAGTGCCAACTATGTCAGAGATGATGAACTAGATGTCAGTTGGGCATTATTCACTCCATTGTTGAAATACGTGGAAGGTCCAAATGCTCCAGAACCAGAAATTTATCCATACGGTTCCACTGGTCCAAAGGGTATTTTGGAATGATTACACAAACCAATTGTTATGAATTatgataaatattattttataaaTATGATTTTAAATGTTATATGAACactttattaattgatcaTTCAAGTAATTGAAGGAATTTTTATTCTTGAGAGTAAATTTTACATACAACTACCACCAATCCGGTATGTTTAATGAACAGGAGCAAAAAAATAACTGACGAAAGAGATTCGGCCTAAGAACTCTTGTAAttgataagaaaaaaaattattagattaaaaaaattgaatatt
The sequence above is a segment of the Naumovozyma castellii chromosome 8, complete genome genome. Coding sequences within it:
- the CDC16 gene encoding anaphase promoting complex subunit CDC16 (ancestral locus Anc_2.665); this encodes MRNPTSPNQTPSQHNSTIAISPFVGNRTRSRLPTHRIHPATNAQRENPLSNQLNQSWNRTVSGQSPYRSLANSPLVQKTNPSIITASLTTPHQKNTGTIPTNLNANPNSSLLASLSKGNVFGSTISSSLRKVSIQPNSNIPETNTKDENMSNEINKATTTTLTTNTTIVSPEIDLSELTSIERLRLWRHDALMQHMYRTAEYIGNKIYTITEDPNDAFWLAQVYYNNNEFIRAIDLLTKDNLESLNIICRYLMGLCLFKLQRYDDALDVVDELNPFSDSKQDSDPTIAPDGGIKVESSLCYLRGLIFAAQNNLKKAKTAFKEAVLVDVKNYEAFESLISKNLISPEEEWDLLLSLDFSTLGDNEEMIRYLYTLNVSKYIHQDVSKTAKQSLSDEYGLSNNIDILRYQIETLYSQCKFSECLEACEKALDGDEYNPTILPTYISCLYEQNGKNKLFLLSHNLAEKFPKSAITWFSVATYYMAIEDVPKARKYFSKASILDPSFSAAWLGFAHTYGLEGEHDQALSAYATAARFFPGIHVPNLFLGMEYMATNTLSLAEEYFTLAYDTCRYDPLLLNEMGVMYFKKNELEKSKRYLKKALEAVRNSSGTSTIVISIQMNLAHTYRKLGEYERAIKCFKLVLEEAGKDAEVYCALGFLYLKTKRLGKAIDYLHESLALKPSNTSAQELLLHALELNASIVLDENHPLVMNAELYSNNEDKLIQKKRGNISSTEAASMSKKMKMNGDMRRLSPDEDGDEEMDIE
- the SKA1 gene encoding Ska1p (ancestral locus Anc_2.666), whose protein sequence is MEESELLDFLLQEDLSPKPNTSSETSRSRWLKDDDVSTKTAKSKVAPEHVTVNSQRDDEFMDGFMDDLSSLISGTENIKIKPSSSQDTSKFKMKMGLDEDIDENAIPGTRKDGKRPRKTKTGSSRKVQLKEGPLEEFDIITKTTDNRKDTKQSHLQNLNDKLTRRERKKKSTVLKSKENSPNGNEVQNPDTKKKQKDTLKKSKKETKLQSKDEPIDITSNRTVKKETQKEGFNANGEPASKEGSEKPSKSQRRRKAREEKKKLANTNNTLEVNNISVSQDLNLQVPKNKKTDRVKKKNKKDKKLQQPTTEELNQSKKQSREPDTISIDELPTKTPKSSNEKRKSKGPDKIEKNVGESNQKEPRRKKQPALGTKRKGSSGHHIIEPTKATDTLQKFSRTSVEF
- the NCAS0H03560 gene encoding uncharacterized protein (ancestral locus Anc_2.667); the protein is MAYLFDLLVEDTLSLLGGKMLKYSRNPLVAATKGPCLSSPILFTSIRGYSQTRFHNGKKTSKNTNQTSKEPNGGHKKKLLILGLLAIGTTALSLSYQKNNPIEFIEPQKEKKQKKMSTTAFTPDQVSVIFVLGGPGAGKGTQCAKLVADYGFVHLSAGDLLRAEQNREGSEFGTLIKHYITEGLIVPQEITLALLKNAIQENYDKGMKKFLVDGFPRKMDQALSFEEQIVPSKFILFFDCPEDVMLERLLDRGKTSGRVDDNIESIKKRFKTFEETSMPVVKYFEDQHKVIKIRCDSPVDDVYKQVKAAVDERIN
- the NCAS0H03570 gene encoding SDR family oxidoreductase (ancestral locus Anc_2.668), whose protein sequence is MGKVIIVTGVSRGIGKSIVERIFKLSSDAIVYGIARSEAPLKALKETYGDRFFYVTGDITDQVALQKLVDGAAKEQGKIDSVVANAGVLEPVQDVNHIDIDAWKKLFDINFFSVVSLTSITLPYLKKTNGNIVFVSSDASDMHFSSWGAYSASKACLNRFAMTVANEEPAVKCLSVAPGIVDTSMQVNIRENVGKDMTSEDHAMFKDLKESNKLLDSNVPATVYSKLALNGIPVDVNGKYLSFDDPILKEFA
- the PAN3 gene encoding PAN-complex poly(A)-binding subunit PAN3 (ancestral locus Anc_2.669) gives rise to the protein MDKINAEWAKDIPCRNVTIYGYCKKIKDGCPFKHSETDEPAAEIQEPVPVQQSPVAPVPSFSRKFNPKSSASFTPMSSKTPELAAVSSFERSSNPSSPAPPASIPKPMNSPLASQSSNASFPPQPFYSYPASSSNGTLLNNTILPDGISLHDPAFPLTQIDKTMLANDPNLPSANVPLQFSSSPASNIHQQMLNENNINNNNSRYPSIYPPPHSILQYHLYAPDPPPQLRLPLKPNERTPETLFIPNDLREQLVKKNLASLQIFPSGGAIPDIVQDYFGLVPLDFHQKEVTKDRYQGHKNSLYKVFSNLDGKVYILRRIHDVQIMDPQQIAKPFQKWNNLECNQIVKLRDLFLTTKFGDSSLCLVYDFYPQANSLYEHHFTNFPLVPITQDYLWTYLVQLTNAINVVHSKGFYIGLIDWDKIIVTGDPGRIKLSGCGAIDVLGANEELDLHSKQQMDFENLGQLLFKLASKIGNNANAKIDELSVDDQFKTVLQYLLNDTNDRKTINELSQLFIDKILSNVESSQGYAEYTEGILSRELENGRLFRLICKLNFIFGKIESRVDINWSESGEKFPIILFYDFVFHQVDETGKSVMDLTHVLRCLNKLDAGAPEKLILATPDEMNCIIISYKELKDLIDTTFRSMTQ
- the NCAS0H03590 gene encoding uncharacterized protein — its product is MTQSASEPVAFKKDTVLVIFGASGDLAKKETFPALFGLYSEGALDPSTKIICYARSNITVEKIREMCLPYCRKSTTGNDEAKMKEFFKMVSYVQGAYDTDDGYIRLRDEIESFEAERGVTEPHRVFYLAVPPSIFLTVAGQVKKNVYAENGITRVIVEKPFGDDLESSREMQKGFKPLFRPEEIFKVDHFLGKDDVRRLLTVRFANPFLNQSWNKDNIESVQVWFKEPFGAEGRGGFFDSTGIIRDVMQNHLLQILTLATMEEPIANNADAIRDAKVDLLKCMEPLGPENIVALGQYGRSVDGTKPSYLDDDTVLNKKSNCLTFTELTFAIHNDRWEGVPIVMRAGKGLDEDRVEIRIKYKKNTSGMFKGCTPNEFVIHFHPKPTIYMTFNTKAPGFDDKLHQINLDMTYAQEYKKDWVPEAYECLIKDAFLGNSANYVRDDELDVSWALFTPLLKYVEGPNAPEPEIYPYGSTGPKGILE